In Bacteroidota bacterium, the DNA window AATCTTCGTACGGGAGATGTTTATCGGATCGTACCGCAAACCGACACAGGTAGTCAAGGAGAGAATCCTGAGGTGCTCGAGTGAATCATGGCTAAGGAACTAGGCAAATTAATCCTGTAACTTCGGAAGAAGGGATGCCTCCTTTGCGAGCAATCGCAGAGAGGTCGCAGTTAAAAGGCCCAGGCGACTGTTTAACAAAAACACATGGCTTTGCGAAATCGAAAGATGAAGTATAAGGCCTGACACCTGCCCGGTGCCGGAAGGTTAAGAGGGGATGTTAGTTCGTAAGAGCGAAGCATTGAATTGAAGCCCCGGTAAACGGCGGCCGTAACTATAACGGTCCTAAGGTAGCGAAATTCCTTGTCGGGTAAGTTCCGACCTGCACGAATGGTGTAACGATCTGGGCACTGTCTCAGCCATGAGCTCGGTGAAATTGTAGTCACGGTGAAGATGCCGTGTACCCGTCACGGGACGGAAAGACCCCATGAACCTTTACTGCACCCTAATATTGGGTTCGGGTAAGGCATGTGTAGCATAGGTGGGAGGCTTTGAAGCCGGGACGCTAGTTTCGGTGGAGCCAACGCTGAAATACCACCCTTGTTTTATCTGGATTCTAACCTCGGCCCTTGAATCAGGGTCAGGAACAGTGTTAGGCGGGTAGTTTGACTGGGGCGGTCGCCTCCTAAAATGTAACGGAGGCTCTCAATGGTTCCCTCAGCATGGTTGGTAATCATGCGGCGAGTGTAAAGGCAAAAGGGAGCTTGACTGCGAGACTTACAAGTCGAGCAGGTGCGAAAGCAGGACTTAGTGATCCGACGGTAGCGAGTGGAAGTGCCGTCGCTCAAAGGATAAAAGGTACGCCGGGGATAACAGGCTGATCTTGCCCAAGAGTTCATATCGACGGCAAGGTTTGGCACCTCGATGTCGGCTCATCGCATCCTGGGGCTGAAGAAGGTCCCAAGGGTTTGGCTGTTCGCCAATTAAAGCGGTACGTGAGCTGGGTTCAGAACGTCGTGAGACAGTTCGGTCCCTATCCTATGCGGGCGCAGGATACTTGAGAAGGGTCGCTTCTAGTACGAGAGGACCGAAGTGAACGTATCTCTAGTGCACCAGTTGTCACGCCAGTGGCATCGCTGGGTAGCTATATACGGTTGTGATAAGCGCTGAAAGCATCTAAGCGCGAAGCACGCTTCAAGATTAGGTATCCCTTACGTAAGTAACTAAAGACTCCTCGGAGATGACGAGGTTGATAGGCTGCAGGTGTAAGTGCAGTAATGCATTCAGCCAAGCAGTACTAATAGGTCGTGCGACTTAACCATTAAATTTTTATATACAGATTTGTTTCTCTCTAGGGCTCTGCTCTTTCATCTTTCATTTTTTTTGAGTTTAATTTTGGTGGTTTTTGCCTGGGTGAAACACCTCTTCCCATTCCGAACAGAGAAGTTAAGACCCAGAACGCCGATGGTACTGCATGCGCAGGTGTGTGGGAGAGTAGGTAGCTGCCAAGATTTATTTTAACCCCGGTCTAATTTTTTTTGATCGGGGTTTTTTATTATTCAGAATTGTTACAGATTTTCTTTTCTGTCTTTCTCCAGCCAGGCTAAAACCATTCTCAGTTTTCCGTAACTGATTTCAGGAGGCGCGTGTTCCTTAATTTCACTTAGTTTGACTTCTTCAAGGTTTTGAGGAAAATAATTCGCAATTTTTCTTGCCTCAGTAATAGGCATTACATCATCAATACGGATTAAATCATTTTTAATTGCACGTGCAACGTGTCCCTCTATCGTACTGATTACGAACCCTCGTTCTGCTGCGATCTGATCTATGTTTTTCCCAAGGCGCAGAAGTCTTACAGTTTCTTTTACTGTATCAGGTTTTGAGACTTTAGCTTTTGCATAAGAACTTTTTACTATATTATTAGTGTTCTTATCAACCATTTTACTAAGGATTTTTTTGTTCTTCAGATATTCTTTTAGATTAAATCCGTTTTTGCAATACAAAATGTTATTCAGGGTTTCCGAAAGAATCATGTCAATTTCACTTAGAAGTTTATCGGCTTTCCTCGCAAGTTTCTTTGTCGGAAATTTAAGTGGATGGTTAATCAACAAATATCTCCAGGCCTCTATTTCTTTATAGAAATAATCTGCTGCATCCCTGACTCTTTTCTGCAACTGATCATTCCTTTCGGCATCAGAGTTTCCTCTGCTGATTCGTATTAACGTTTCCTTAAATTTTTCGGTAGTCTCGTAAAGATTTCTTTGTTTAACTAATAATTCATCAAACCAGGTTAGTGTTTCAAATTGCAGAACAGATTGATTTGCATCTAAGAATTCTTTCAGATCTTTAAGTTTATAATACCATTGTTTCCATGTAAAAACATTCTGAAGCTCTTGCAGAATATAATTCTCTCTTGATTCGGTGAAAACTTGATTAAGGTTTTCCGCTTTATTTCTGTTGTGCCATTGTTTTAATTCGGTGTGTGAACCAAGTGATCTTCGATGCAAAGGACTAGTTAGAACTACTCCTTCTAAAGATGTACACCGGCTAAGTGCAACATAAACCTGTCCTGATGCGAAGGCTCTTTCGGCGTTTATTATTACCTTTTCAAACGTAAGACCCTGACTTTTGTGAATTGTGATTGCCCATGCAAGGCGCAGGGGATACTGAATGAATGTGCCCAGAATTTCTTCTTTTATTTCGCGGGTTTCGGAATCAATATAATATCTGATATTCTGCCATTCTGATTTTTTAACAATAATTTCACTTTGATCATCCTTACATAATACTTTGACTACATCCCAATCAACTTCTGTTACAACTCCTATTTTGCCGTTAAAGTACTGTTTTCCTTCCGTATCGTTTTTCAAAAACATTACCTGTGCACCTCGCTTCAGTTTCAACTCTTTTTCAGCGGGTTGAATATGTTCAGGAAATTCGTCTAATATTTCAGCACTGAAAATGTATGATCGTGAAGCAAGGTTTTCTAATTTTCTTTTATTTATCTCATCTGCCTGTAAATTGTGTGTTGTCAGAGTAATATATCCTTCATCATCTACCGGAATAAAATTTTGCTGTAATCGTGAGCTTAACAGTCTAAAATTTTCATCTGAAATGTTGTTATCTCTGATGCCATTCAGAATTTCAATAAATTTTTGATCCTTCTGACGATAGATATTCTTTAGTTCTATAATTACCGGAGGATTATCGCTAAGTACAAGGCTATCAAAGAAAAAAATAGAATTGTAATATTCCTGCAGAATCTCCCAGTCTTCGATTTTTATCACAGGCGGAAGCTGGTTAAGATCTCCGATAAATAATACCTGAGTTCCTCCGAAGGGATTTTCATAATTACGTTTTACATATCTTAAAATCAGATCAATAGCATCCACAATATATGAGGGTAACATACTTGCTTCATCAATAATCAATAACTCAACATTACTAAGCAAGTCTAACTTTTCTCTGCTGTAACGAATTCTCGAAAGCAGCGGATGATTTTTAAAATCATTTTTTGAAAAAAAAACATCACCTGAACTTGGGAGTATTATGCCAAATGGAAGCTGAAATAAAGAATGAAGAGTAACCCCCTGTGCATTAACAGCTGCAACTCCGGTTGGTGCCGCAACAACTGTTTTTTTTACGGATTGTTCACGAATATATCTGAGAAATGTTGTTTTCCCCGTTCCTGCTTTACCTGTGAGAAAAATGTTCTGATTTGTCTCTGTAACAAACCGGTATGCAAGATCGAATTCTTTTGTATGGTTAATTTTAATAATGAATCTCTTTGGTTTTCAGAGCAAAAATATATTATTTATCTATACAAATATTTTCAATCGAGTATTGATCCCCCGATCATATTATCCGGTAAGTGTTATCCCGGTTCAGAATCCTGAACTAGTACATCAACCCCAGATTCAGTGTTACAAAAAAACTTCCGAAACTTTTCTTGTACCTGTCATAAAGGCTCTCAACACCTTCATCAAAGAAGTGTGTGTAGTAATATCTGAAGTTTAATCCAATAAGACTTGATTTATCCAATCCGAAGTTAGCACCAAATCCTACATATCCTCCGAGGGCAATCTTTGATTGAGTATCTCCGAAAGCACTAAAAAATTCCTTCTCGTAAGGTGTTGTTAAAACCAGAGTCGGACCCATTCCGATGTTTAAATATGGCCTTAGGTTATCGTAAATAACATTTTCAAATATTCTGTACTGCAGTCCTACATTAATTGGCATTGCAAATACCCGGTTCTTTTTGCCAATAGTAAAAGTTCTGCCAAAAAAATCTATGTATTCAAATTCGCGATCGTCTTTTGTTTCAGAGAAAGACAGGTCTGCAAAAGCCGTCCACTTCATTGAAAATTGTTTGCGGTAGAATGTTCCTAAACCAAATCCTGATTCTCCCATCATAATATCCAGACCCCATGCATGATCCGGAAAAATTTCCGGTGGACGTTCAGGAGCAATTTCACCAATGCCCTGAGCATTAATACCGGTCAATGGGATAATTAAAAATATAACTACTGCAAATATTACTCTTCTCATAATGTATTCTTATTTTTACCATTAAAATACATATTGTATTAAAAATATCAATGTATAATTTCAGAGCATGCTAAACAAAAATGCAGTTAACATTCTATTTTCAGTGACTTCATATTAAAGTGAAAATGCTTATGAAAGCACTATTTAAATGAAATTTGAGTTTTTACTCTTAAACTTATTAAATAATTTTTAACACCAGAAAGTTCCATACCGGTTTCTGGCTAAATATTTCCTGAACAGAAAAGCGAGTTCTCAACAATCATTAAAAGGAATTGCATTCATGCCCAAAAATCTTGAACTTAAAATTAAAATCGATTCACTAAAGGATATTAAAAAAAAGCTTAATGAGAATCGTATCGGGTTAAAAGAAATATTGATCCAGAAGGATATTTATTTCAGTGTAAATTCAGGACTACTTAAACTCAGAATAGAAAATGGTAAATCAAGTCTTATCTATTATAACAGAAATGAGGTTTCGGACAAACGTTGGTCTGACTTTGAATATATAAAATTTTCTGAAGGTGAACCGGAAAAGTTCTTCAAACAAATCTTTAAGACTGATGTTACTGTTTCCAAAATCAGAGAACTTTATATTTATAACAATACAAGGATACACCTTGATAAAGTGCAAGGACTTGGCAGTTTCATTGAGCTGGAAACATTGGTGGTAAGTGGTTTAAAAGATGCCGAACAAAGATTTAAGAAAATGATAAAAACTTTAAATTTAACCCCCGAAAACCAGATACGGTCTTCGTACAGAGATCTGCTGATTAAAAAGAAATATGATTCTTACAAAAGAAAAAATAAATTACGCTGACATTGATCAATTAATTTTCAATAAGATAAGTTATTCCAAGTTAAATGAACTTGTCGTTGTTGTTCCAACAAACAGAAAGGTACGTTACCTAAAAAGAGATATTATTGGTGCATCACCGGAAAGTACTGCATCGCAGATAAATCTGGAAACGATTTCAACTCTATCTATAAAGTTGTTTGACGAATCAAGAACTTTCGAAACAAATTTTCACAGTGATGCGGCAGCAGTTGTTCTGCTAAACCAGACATTCAGTGAGGTGGAACTTCAATACTTTAACAGTTACAGGGGTGATATTCCCCGCGGCACATTGGAAATGATCCGCAATGTTTTAACCGAATATAAACAGCACGGCATTAGTCCGGATGATATACTTAAGGAATCTGAAAAACTTTCGGGTTCGGAAAAACTTAAAGCAATTGATATATCGAACATTTTTTCTTCATACCAGCAAAAGCTTACTAAACTTAATGCCTTTGAGCTCGGAGATATTTATAAATATTTGTGTAGTATAAATAAATCGGAATTTAACAGCACTTTCAGAAAAATTTTTCCGGATTGTGATACGATTGTTATAAATGGATTTGATGAATTCTCTGATCCTGAAATTATACTTATTGATAAACTTTCTGAAATCGATTACCTCACCCTGTATATTTCGTTTGACTATTTTCGGTTTAATCCTGAAATATTTTCACATCTTGAAAGCTGTTATAAAAACCTACTAGCCAGAGGATTTACTGATATTGAAGATCGCTCACCAGCCATTTATGATGATTTTAAAAAAACAATTCGGGAGCATCTTTTCAGTTTAAAAAGTATTAATCAAAAAAAATCAATTATTGAGTTATTCAAACTACCGGCTTCCAATCCCGTTAAGGAAATTGAAATTATTGCCAAAGAAATCAAGCGCCTGATAATTACAGGTAAAGCGCAGGCAGATGAGATTTGTGCTGCTTTCAATCTTATCAGTGAGCACTCGAATGTAATACGTGATGTTTTCGGAAGTTATGGTATTCCGTATAATCTTACTGACAGATACACTCTCAGTAATTCAGCGCCTGTAATTGCATTGATAAATCTACTAGGGATACCGGAAAACGATTTTTATTATAAAAATATTTTCAGAGCATTAAGCGGAAGATGGATTGAGATACCAGGAATCGATCTTTCGAATCTTTTATCGGTTTCAGCTAATCTTAAACTGGTTGCAGGTTATAAACAATGGATTAGCTCGATTGAGAATGTACTTGAGCAGATTCAAAACGGATATGATGAGGATGTAAAGTATCTTCCACGAAAGGAGTATGAAAAGGCATTATGGGATATTAAAAGTCTTAATAAACTCCTGGATTCATTTAAAAAGAAAGTCACTCCGTCTGATTTCAAAAAACATATATTATCACTTATCACTGAAATAAAACTATCATCCAGGCTCATCAATGATAATCCTGAACTAATAGAAAAAAATGTAAAAGCAGTAACAACATTCCTCGAGACGCTTGATGAATTAATTTCACTTCTTGAAGATCAGTACGGAAAAACAAAAATTTTTTCGCTTTCATTCTACTTAAGGGAAATTAAAACGGCGCTTTTATTCAGTCGTTATAATATAAAAGAAAGACATGGTAAAGGTGTACTTGTTACTTCTGTTAATGAAATACGCGGACTAAGATTCAAATATTTGTTTTTAGGCGGTATGACTGACGGTGAATTTCCAACACGTTATCAGCCTGCAATCTTTTTTTCGGGAGAACACCGGAGAAAACGGGATGAATATCGTCACCTGCTTGGTGAAAGATATCGGTTTTATCAGGCTCTCTGCGTACCCGAAAAAGCATTGTATTTTTCTTTTTCTGCCAGTGAAGAAAAGAAAGAATTGACAGAATCATCATTCCTGTCCGATCTGGAAAAAATGTTTTTTATCACTAACAAAAATGAATCGGATTACAGCAATCTCATTTATTCAAAAGAGGAGTTATTAAAATCTGTTTCTGCTCATCCGGAATCAGCAGTTAGTGATTTTATAGATAAAGAAAGATTAGAAAAATCATTACAAGTAGATTCATTTAGAAGAAGTG includes these proteins:
- a CDS encoding exodeoxyribonuclease V subunit gamma, with the translated sequence MILTKEKINYADIDQLIFNKISYSKLNELVVVVPTNRKVRYLKRDIIGASPESTASQINLETISTLSIKLFDESRTFETNFHSDAAAVVLLNQTFSEVELQYFNSYRGDIPRGTLEMIRNVLTEYKQHGISPDDILKESEKLSGSEKLKAIDISNIFSSYQQKLTKLNAFELGDIYKYLCSINKSEFNSTFRKIFPDCDTIVINGFDEFSDPEIILIDKLSEIDYLTLYISFDYFRFNPEIFSHLESCYKNLLARGFTDIEDRSPAIYDDFKKTIREHLFSLKSINQKKSIIELFKLPASNPVKEIEIIAKEIKRLIITGKAQADEICAAFNLISEHSNVIRDVFGSYGIPYNLTDRYTLSNSAPVIALINLLGIPENDFYYKNIFRALSGRWIEIPGIDLSNLLSVSANLKLVAGYKQWISSIENVLEQIQNGYDEDVKYLPRKEYEKALWDIKSLNKLLDSFKKKVTPSDFKKHILSLITEIKLSSRLINDNPELIEKNVKAVTTFLETLDELISLLEDQYGKTKIFSLSFYLREIKTALLFSRYNIKERHGKGVLVTSVNEIRGLRFKYLFLGGMTDGEFPTRYQPAIFFSGEHRRKRDEYRHLLGERYRFYQALCVPEKALYFSFSASEEKKELTESSFLSDLEKMFFITNKNESDYSNLIYSKEELLKSVSAHPESAVSDFIDKERLEKSLQVDSFRRSDPFGKSPFTGFIQEELSKQAKEKLQTFADREYSASQLEDYAKCPFRYFVNRILSLETIEEPVEELEAFEIGSLIHSILFRFYTDIKEKGLTLAGCSDKDFKTAEKLLFKIADEKVSKLKFTSPASFYEREKIFGINGKKESSILFQFLLNERNSNDGFIPQYFEYGFGKINSYSITYPVDVNGIKLRGKVDRIDVKDDQNTFKVIDYKLGGARPSKEDLLSGIALQLPLYMYASRILIEAELNKEYKPAAGEIYSLKLT
- a CDS encoding outer membrane beta-barrel protein — protein: MRRVIFAVVIFLIIPLTGINAQGIGEIAPERPPEIFPDHAWGLDIMMGESGFGLGTFYRKQFSMKWTAFADLSFSETKDDREFEYIDFFGRTFTIGKKNRVFAMPINVGLQYRIFENVIYDNLRPYLNIGMGPTLVLTTPYEKEFFSAFGDTQSKIALGGYVGFGANFGLDKSSLIGLNFRYYYTHFFDEGVESLYDRYKKSFGSFFVTLNLGLMY
- a CDS encoding helix-turn-helix domain-containing protein, translated to MIIDEASMLPSYIVDAIDLILRYVKRNYENPFGGTQVLFIGDLNQLPPVIKIEDWEILQEYYNSIFFFDSLVLSDNPPVIIELKNIYRQKDQKFIEILNGIRDNNISDENFRLLSSRLQQNFIPVDDEGYITLTTHNLQADEINKRKLENLASRSYIFSAEILDEFPEHIQPAEKELKLKRGAQVMFLKNDTEGKQYFNGKIGVVTEVDWDVVKVLCKDDQSEIIVKKSEWQNIRYYIDSETREIKEEILGTFIQYPLRLAWAITIHKSQGLTFEKVIINAERAFASGQVYVALSRCTSLEGVVLTSPLHRRSLGSHTELKQWHNRNKAENLNQVFTESRENYILQELQNVFTWKQWYYKLKDLKEFLDANQSVLQFETLTWFDELLVKQRNLYETTEKFKETLIRISRGNSDAERNDQLQKRVRDAADYFYKEIEAWRYLLINHPLKFPTKKLARKADKLLSEIDMILSETLNNILYCKNGFNLKEYLKNKKILSKMVDKNTNNIVKSSYAKAKVSKPDTVKETVRLLRLGKNIDQIAAERGFVISTIEGHVARAIKNDLIRIDDVMPITEARKIANYFPQNLEEVKLSEIKEHAPPEISYGKLRMVLAWLEKDRKENL
- a CDS encoding class IV adenylate cyclase — its product is MPKNLELKIKIDSLKDIKKKLNENRIGLKEILIQKDIYFSVNSGLLKLRIENGKSSLIYYNRNEVSDKRWSDFEYIKFSEGEPEKFFKQIFKTDVTVSKIRELYIYNNTRIHLDKVQGLGSFIELETLVVSGLKDAEQRFKKMIKTLNLTPENQIRSSYRDLLIKKKYDSYKRKNKLR